The following nucleotide sequence is from Geotrypetes seraphini chromosome 10, aGeoSer1.1, whole genome shotgun sequence.
GTCCCACTATGCCATAGAGCCTCTTGCATTCCTAGGAAGATTGGAAGGGGCAGGAGCGGCTTTGTTGGAAAAGGCTTTAATAATAAAAACGATGACTTAGAAGAGAAATTCTGacctttaattttaaaatgtagaTCTAAGCACTTCTGACTGTAAATTTTAAATTAAGAAGACATCAGAAATTATCTAggacaattcatcaagtcattgCTGAAACAACCACACTGAATCATCCTAGACCCCTATGCTGCATGTCAGGTTCAATTCTGGGCACCTTgttggccagactggatggaccgtgcaggtctttatttgccagcATTTACTATATAACCTGTAAGAAGTAATGCAGGtcgtcatttttttttcttctatggaAATGTTCTTATTCTCCTTATATTTGAGCTTGTTTATCTCTCAAGTTGGTAGATTTCATGTGAAATTTGTTACTAGATGAAATGATGAAAACAGCATAGCAGGGTTCAAAAAAGGAGTGTTTATTCAAGATCCCAGAagatccataaaccattattaaattCATCTTGGGtggtttttgtgggttttttttttaaatatgggatCTCTCAAATAGCACTGGAGTGAGATCAGACACAACTCCTCCAGTAAAGCATATTTACTGTTTTGGTTAATTGGGGTGACCCTATTGCCTCTTAATGTACTTTCGGCATAGGGAGGGGACAGGGTGGATGGGGTTGTTGGGGTCTTTTTTAGGTATTCTTTTATCCTGACATTATTTAATTATGGGCTTTCTTTTGTTATGTGGGCTGACCTCCTATTGTGCTATGAACATAATTTTCACTAATCTACCTGGTGTGGGGGTGGGTTACATTTAGAGCTTGGTTAATCAGTTATTGCTCTTGGTGATACAAGGGTCAAAGTGATAATGTTGCTTTTCCTTAGTAGATGGAGATAGGCAGTTGATTGATTCTACTGTGTTTCATTCATCTCTTTGtaaagtgttttttttataatgggggtGGTATGGGATAAAGTTCAATTGGTAATTATATTCTTAATGCAGTTACTCTAagtcagggatagggaactccggtcctcgagagccgtattccagtcgggttttcaggatttccccaaggaatatgcgttgaaagcccctaccatctggaactcagcacctaattatataagagaaatttcatcacttgataaatttaaaagtagcttgaaggcctttctttttaaagacgcatttgaagtataatagtccttttaaggactgtaatggaatTTCattccttgcttttcttattcattttaatcttttctacaaagtgctagattatttatttttgttccccctccttttgtttgatccttctccctctcttttctttacacaaatgtatttcctccctttttcattttgtttcagtaagttaatgtttgtctatgtgtttgaTTATCTGTTTTAATaactgtaatttgtttttaacttatgcctttctttgtttttatatatcatgtaaaaccgctttgaattttgataaggcggcatatcaaatttttaaataaacctgaaaccatattcattggggaaatcctgaaaacccgattagaatacggctctcgaggaccggagttccctacccctgctctaagtggcTTCTTTTGTATTATGGAATCATTATCAATAAAAGAAATGGTTGCAATATAAATAGAAAGAATTGGGGAAGGCACAGCTAACCCTTGTGCAAGAGTAAAGGCTACTCTTTAGGATCCTACTTGTAACCTGATTGGATACTGGCAGAAACTAGATGCAAGTTTTGAtagacctttgatctgacccagcataGCATTTCTCATATTCTTATAATACCGATACCAGATATCAGAAATTAAGCTGCTTAATGTCAGAGCACAGCAGTTCTCTTAAACtagtctttccctccctccatccacagTGCTCGTCCCCCAATCTGTTCTATAACAGTTCCccataaaacaatacaaacacttctgcgctctctctctctctctctctctctctctctctctctatatatatatatatatatatatatatatatatatattgctttgGTTGTATCCACAGAAAGGCAGcgtatcaaatccatgaccctttgaCTTGTGGCCTGTAAAGAAACTGCTTGTAATGAGATGTGTTTCACACTGTCATGTCATCATCCTCAGGAGGGTTAGGGGTTAAAGTATAAATGTGTCATTAGAAAAGTGTCAACATgaattataaaatcaataaatcaatCTTCAATAAACAGCTCTGCTGCAGCAGGCACTACATTGAACCAGTTGTAGGCCAATAAGGGCACCCATCACAAACGAATAAGTTCAAGCCATCAGCAGTATCTGCAGATACAGTGGTAAAAGTAGGTTGTCTATCTGACTAGTGTAGCTTTCTAAAAGAGACACTAATGTGATGGACACCAGTAACCAAATATAACCAGCATTCAGATTCACATTATTATCAAAGATCAGGATCAGTGCCACAAAGATAATCTGGGCAAAAATTGACAGCATAGTTCCttcaaatgttttttttgttcctggcCACTTAATTTCTCCAAGAGCACTACCAAAGATTGATGCAGCAGTGTCTCCTACACCCACTGCAAGCACCCCTGAATATGGTACCAATGTTCGTGTTCCAGAGATGACTTTGCTGGAAGCACAGGATCTGGGAAAGAGCCACAGTGAAAATGACATACCCAAGAGGAGGTAAATGTGAGTAAGGATAAGAGGTCCAGAATCACGTTCATCCAGAAACAGTGGCAGCAGACGCCGCAGGGTCTGTCccaatggccatatacagaaatATCGGACATACTCTAAAAAAGTGAACACTGCTAAACACACTACAGCAGCAACGTACAAAAGTTGTTGGTCATACATAAGTCCTGGCATGTAAGTAACCACTACAATAACATGGAAATACTTCCTGATCATAGTTGAGGTCTGATGTTGCTTGGATTCTGAGGACAACCTTGCATTCTGGTAGAAAACATACCACAAGCTGTGGCAGCTAACATAGTCCCAATACACAAGTAGATAAACTCTGGTTTGAGTATGCAGCAAGAAGTGCGTTAGCCATAGGAGTGGGTGCATTCGGATCAATCCGTGCAACCAAGGTATGAAGATCCCCAGCCCAAGCACTGCAGTCATCATGTGGAAAAACCAAGGACGAAGTCCAGGTTCCTTGAGGTCCATGAAAAATGAAAAGGGTTGCAAAAAATATCCAGGAGAAACCACAGCCATTACTACTGGCCACCAAACAGTAAATAGTCTGCAGGCTCTCCTTGTGCCCCGTCATTGCATTTCAAGGTGAGTTTAATAAGTTTGGGGGTGGTAACATCAAAACTGAATGCCCCTAAGATTAGCAGGGCCTCACCAGGAGTGAAACATCGAGGTAACAGATAAAGTAGAATCATACTTATATAGACAAAGATTAGCAAGTACTCTAGAACTTTCTATCACTTCTAGAAATCAGCAGCGAATGCTTCATGGTATAAATGATTGGCGCTCCCAGCAATCCCAGACAGAATGCACGTGTTTGGTTGGCAGGGGCTTTAGTAAGACCCAAAGCTACAAGGGACAGAAAGAATGCCAGCGCCATGCCAATGGCGGACACGAGAACACCAAAGCGCTCCAAGCCCACGCTGCCGgccgccctgcactgctccttcaTCACGATGCCCAGCAGCGGGATAACCACACTGGCAGGCAGGAGGCCGCTGTTGGCCGTTTCCCGAAATTGGAAGACTGCAGCGCCAGCACGCAACAGCCGGTCCCATTTGAATTGCACATAAAAGGCCTGAATGGCAAGCGCCAACACGCACCATGAGAAGCGGTCCCAGACCACAACATGTACACACAAGACAATGGCAAATACCACCAGCGACTCCAGCATCACCGGCCGAGGAGCCATAGTCAACAGACACCGTGGACCCGGCTGCGTCCGCTACCATACCTCCTCACCTTGCGAGCCCAGACCCACGTTGCTTCCGTTGCATGTGACAGTAACCTGACGCTCTGCCGTCTGATTAGTCGGCCCTTCTCACATGACACGGGCTAGGGTTGGTCAGGCATGTCACGTGACAGGGGTCTGAAGATGGCGGCAGCGGCCGGCCTTCCTTTGAGGTAGGGTCTGGGGGGGTGTGTGGAGAGACCTGGCTATTAGATAGTAGGCAAGGCTGAGCGGGTGCCTAATGGCCTGACTGGTTTCCATTGTCCTACGTATTGGGTTGTGATGTGTTGTAGTTTTGTAGACACTTAGCGTTAAGCTTGCTGTCTGTTAATAAGGGCAGGGAGGAAGAGCGCGCGCTCACTGCAAC
It contains:
- the DOLK gene encoding LOW QUALITY PROTEIN: dolichol kinase (The sequence of the model RefSeq protein was modified relative to this genomic sequence to represent the inferred CDS: deleted 4 bases in 3 codons) — protein: MAPRPVMLESLVVFAIVLCVHVVVWDRFSWCVLALAIQAFYVQFKWDRLLRAGAAVFQFRETANSGLLPASVVIPLLGIVMKEQCRAAGSVGLERFGVLVSAIGMALAFFLSLVALGLTKAPANQTRAFCLGLLGAPIIYTMKHSLLISRSDKVLEYLLIFVYISMILLYLLPRCFTPGEALLILGAFSFDVTTPKLIKLTLKCNDGAQGEPADYLLLVASSNGCGFSWIFFATLFIFHGPQGTWTSSLFFHMMTAVLGLGIFIPWLHGLIRMHPLLWLTHFLLHTQTRVYLLVYWDYVSCHSLWYVFYQNARLSSESKQHQTSTMIRKYFHVIVVVTYMPGLMYDQQLLYVAAVVCLAVFTFLEYVRYFCIWPLGQTLRRLLPLFLDERDSGPLILTHIYLLLGMSFSLWLFPRSCASSKVISGTRTLVPYSGVLAVGVGDTAASIFGSALGEIKWPGTKKTFEGTMLSIFAQIIFVALILIFDNNVNLNAGYIWLLVSITLVSLLESYTSQIDNLLLPLYLQILLMA